In Bacteroidota bacterium, one genomic interval encodes:
- a CDS encoding glycosyl hydrolase-related protein, with translation MSKFDDHLKNKVFHVISNTHWDREWRFPFQRNRQMLVDMIDKVIEILENNPDYRAFHLDSQSIVITDYLEIKPQMKERFVKLVEEKRLLIGPWFILPEQFQVGGENLVRNLLIGHKICREHGGVSKIGYSPFSWGQISQLPQIYKEFGIELIMFYRGINSLESPKAEFVWEGADGTTALASRFSTMPRYNFYFYIYRTVVHNETPYDVEHPWNKGGVLFHFADEKLYNEDFFMAEYPDHYYPENVRPSVEDIVNRQADDFTTPHVIWMEGHDSSGPNEKTVKIIEDIKKEFPEINVIHSTLEDYAAALAESFDEEKAAFVTGERRSAQYDARSGNMYGYTTSARMYLKQRNFEVENFLQFYAEPFNSFSGMLGNDINHKYLDIAWNYLVQNSAHDSIGGCSLDAIHDDMMSRYKQVEEISTGVFERACKYFIKNIDHSGKLEKYAHPDYPQFLTVFNPTSYLRNETMRLMIDIPDRAIAGSLKIIDENGESLSLSILEEYDVEPVLEQMINRPMYLKTKRYEVLVSLTNIAPLGYTSYAVVPDSFLPLESEFIATGKKKKTKLDNEHLQVTFNDNGTFNVFHKETGFYYNNLGNIYDEGEGGHAWVNKPLPPFVTTDESKARVKLIENSPHSATVQIRQYLSLPTNLKQRHGRNPDFTVVPIKLNVTLEKGAKKVEIKVDVNNKAESHRLRLLFPTGLKIKTHYGEGQFDVVERSVERPDTSNWIEQPMYDFPMHQFMAVSDGRNGAAIFTKGLKEYEILPDTQNTIAITLLRSFNYIISPSSVKDYSELKGSQCLGKQSFELAFYPFKGDWSDGNVYPEALKYNLPLSAVVSSKANGTMPSTMSFIKIEPGNLIFSCFKRAESEEDGEFVIRVYNPTEEGISGKISFGIPPKHVSRTTLEEEILENKNLTVPNELSVKIGAKKLKTYLLKY, from the coding sequence ATGTCAAAGTTTGATGACCACCTGAAAAATAAAGTCTTTCATGTAATCTCCAATACCCACTGGGACAGAGAGTGGCGCTTTCCTTTCCAAAGAAACAGGCAGATGCTCGTTGACATGATCGACAAAGTGATTGAGATTCTTGAAAACAACCCCGACTACCGTGCATTTCATCTCGACAGTCAGTCCATTGTGATCACTGATTACCTCGAAATAAAGCCTCAGATGAAAGAGAGATTCGTAAAACTGGTTGAAGAAAAACGGCTGCTTATCGGTCCCTGGTTCATCCTTCCCGAGCAGTTTCAGGTTGGTGGAGAGAACCTCGTAAGGAACCTGCTGATCGGTCATAAAATATGCAGGGAGCACGGTGGTGTCTCCAAAATCGGCTACTCCCCTTTCTCATGGGGACAAATCTCCCAGCTTCCCCAGATTTACAAAGAATTCGGAATAGAACTCATCATGTTCTATCGAGGAATTAACTCCCTTGAGTCACCTAAGGCAGAGTTTGTCTGGGAAGGTGCAGATGGGACCACAGCCCTCGCATCAAGATTTTCAACCATGCCGCGGTATAATTTTTACTTCTATATCTACCGAACCGTTGTTCACAACGAAACCCCCTACGATGTTGAACATCCATGGAACAAGGGTGGAGTTCTGTTCCATTTTGCCGATGAAAAGCTCTATAATGAAGATTTCTTCATGGCAGAATACCCTGATCACTACTACCCCGAAAATGTGAGACCTTCTGTAGAGGACATTGTTAACCGTCAGGCGGATGATTTCACAACACCGCATGTGATCTGGATGGAAGGTCACGATTCATCAGGTCCGAATGAAAAAACCGTCAAAATTATCGAAGACATTAAAAAGGAATTCCCGGAAATTAATGTTATCCACTCCACTCTCGAAGATTACGCCGCTGCCCTCGCTGAATCATTTGATGAGGAAAAGGCAGCCTTTGTTACGGGTGAAAGAAGAAGCGCTCAGTACGACGCGAGAAGTGGAAATATGTACGGCTACACAACCAGTGCAAGGATGTATCTGAAACAACGCAATTTTGAGGTGGAAAATTTCCTTCAGTTTTATGCAGAACCTTTCAACTCATTCTCAGGAATGCTGGGGAATGACATAAACCACAAATATCTCGATATCGCCTGGAATTATCTTGTTCAAAACTCAGCCCACGACTCCATCGGCGGATGCTCACTTGATGCAATCCACGATGACATGATGTCACGCTACAAACAGGTCGAAGAAATTTCAACGGGTGTCTTTGAACGGGCATGCAAATATTTTATTAAAAACATCGACCATTCGGGAAAACTCGAGAAATATGCTCATCCCGACTATCCTCAGTTTCTTACTGTTTTCAATCCGACTTCATACCTGAGAAACGAAACCATGAGATTGATGATCGATATTCCAGACAGGGCAATTGCAGGATCATTAAAAATCATCGATGAAAACGGCGAAAGTCTTTCCCTCTCCATTCTCGAGGAATATGATGTCGAACCCGTTCTCGAACAAATGATCAACAGACCGATGTATCTTAAAACAAAAAGGTATGAAGTGCTGGTTTCACTAACCAATATTGCTCCTCTCGGCTACACATCCTATGCTGTCGTTCCCGATTCTTTCTTGCCGCTTGAATCGGAATTTATTGCAACGGGTAAAAAGAAAAAAACAAAGCTTGACAACGAGCACCTGCAGGTCACTTTTAACGACAACGGTACCTTTAATGTGTTCCACAAAGAAACGGGATTCTATTACAACAATCTCGGCAATATTTATGACGAAGGTGAAGGCGGACACGCATGGGTTAACAAACCTCTCCCTCCTTTTGTCACAACCGATGAGTCAAAAGCCAGAGTAAAACTGATCGAAAACTCACCTCATTCTGCAACCGTGCAGATCAGGCAGTATCTCTCCCTCCCCACAAATCTGAAACAGAGGCATGGCAGAAATCCCGACTTTACGGTGGTACCAATAAAGCTGAATGTTACTCTCGAAAAGGGTGCCAAAAAAGTCGAAATCAAGGTGGATGTTAATAACAAAGCCGAGAGTCATCGCCTTAGACTCCTTTTCCCCACCGGTTTGAAAATTAAAACCCACTACGGTGAAGGACAGTTCGATGTAGTTGAAAGAAGTGTTGAGAGACCCGACACAAGCAACTGGATAGAACAACCGATGTACGACTTCCCGATGCATCAGTTTATGGCGGTTTCAGACGGAAGAAACGGTGCTGCGATCTTCACCAAGGGTCTGAAAGAATACGAAATCCTCCCCGATACCCAGAACACAATAGCAATTACACTACTGAGGTCATTCAACTACATAATTTCTCCCAGCTCTGTGAAAGATTACTCCGAATTAAAGGGTTCACAATGCCTTGGCAAACAATCTTTCGAGCTGGCATTCTATCCCTTTAAAGGCGACTGGTCGGATGGAAATGTTTATCCTGAAGCTCTGAAATACAATCTTCCCCTTTCGGCTGTTGTCAGCTCCAAAGCAAACGGTACGATGCCCTCTACAATGTCGTTCATAAAGATCGAGCCTGGAAACCTGATATTCAGTTGTTTCAAAAGGGCGGAATCGGAAGAAGACGGCGAGTTCGTAATAAGAGTCTATAACCCGACCGAAGAAGGAATCTCGGGTAAAATTTCGTTCGGAATTCCTCCAAAACATGTCTCAAGAACGACACTTGAAGAGGAAATTCTGGAAAACAAAAATTTGACGGTGCCTAATGAATTATCCGTCAAGATTGGTGCTAAAAAACTTAAAACCTATTTGTTAAAATATTAA
- a CDS encoding glycosyl transferase family 36: MIKNKYGYYTDDYREFVITDPRTPRPWFNYMWNKDFAGMISHTGGGFSFLETPRDNRLTRMRYNCLPWDRPGRYVMVKDAKSGEYHSLSWAPTIERKYDLYECRHGQGYTSIKTVVSEIEGNITYFVPREINAEVWRISLKNLSNETRNLEIYSFAELMMGNALNDIINQPNDKHFTDIHFDKKHDTLVATRRYWVLNKKVSVEQPNLDWKYDLLFTSTLPVTGFDGSLDKFIGRWRSEANPEAVERGEMFNTEITAGDPVAALQNRISLKPGESVEFAIIMGVAPKNESDSEFKYNELKWSALKDINKIDSLLAEVKEYWTNYLCHFSVETPDEKLNASLNVWNQYQAAVTFDMARNSGYYHGGLLFGNGIRDQFQDILGMLLPEPGRVKARILNALKYQFNDGSTLHNFFKITEWGEKTNHSDTPLWIPFGVTEYLNETGDFSILDEVVKFHDEGEATVYEHTARALDFAISAVSERGLPKIMNGDWNDTLDKVGPRGKGETIWGAFFLGYVIKKALPLLGLRNDQERIKQWSTAFVHMEKLINEVAWDGEWYIRAFNDFMEPLGTHKSEQGKIFINSQSWAVISGMAPEERAKKCIESVKKQLLRPNGIQICWPSYTKVEENTGLISRCVPGKKENGAIFNHASSWFVMASIYAGDIDSAVDIYKRMLPSNSSERIDIYEVEPYVFAEYITSPDHPTEGQASHSWLTGTAVWMLRIGMDYIIGFQPRFTGIAISPALPSYWNGFKASRKFRNCNLSLTVKRADKNETPGLYLENNLMPDNFIPQENLIPGGNLNLLFLSK; the protein is encoded by the coding sequence ATGATAAAAAATAAATACGGCTACTATACAGACGATTACCGCGAATTTGTAATTACCGATCCCCGCACTCCAAGACCATGGTTTAACTATATGTGGAACAAGGACTTTGCCGGGATGATTTCACATACGGGCGGAGGTTTTTCCTTCCTTGAAACACCCCGTGACAACAGACTTACCAGAATGCGTTACAACTGCCTCCCGTGGGACAGACCCGGCAGGTATGTCATGGTTAAAGATGCAAAATCAGGTGAGTACCACTCACTTAGCTGGGCACCGACAATCGAGAGAAAATATGACCTCTACGAGTGCCGGCACGGTCAGGGTTACACTTCAATAAAAACAGTGGTTTCAGAAATCGAAGGCAATATAACATACTTTGTTCCCCGCGAGATTAATGCCGAAGTGTGGCGGATCTCCCTTAAAAATCTTTCTAACGAAACGAGAAATCTGGAGATTTACTCATTCGCAGAACTTATGATGGGAAATGCCCTCAACGATATAATCAACCAGCCAAATGACAAGCATTTCACCGATATTCACTTCGACAAAAAACATGACACACTCGTTGCCACCCGCAGATACTGGGTACTCAATAAAAAAGTCAGCGTGGAACAGCCAAATCTCGACTGGAAATATGATCTCCTCTTCACCTCTACCCTGCCTGTTACAGGGTTCGATGGAAGTCTGGATAAGTTCATAGGCAGGTGGCGTTCTGAAGCCAATCCCGAAGCGGTGGAGAGAGGTGAAATGTTCAACACCGAAATTACAGCCGGTGATCCTGTGGCAGCACTTCAAAACAGAATTTCTCTGAAGCCGGGTGAATCAGTTGAATTTGCAATAATCATGGGTGTTGCTCCTAAAAACGAGTCGGATTCGGAGTTCAAATACAACGAACTTAAGTGGTCAGCTCTCAAGGATATCAATAAGATCGATTCCCTCCTCGCTGAAGTAAAAGAATACTGGACAAACTATCTCTGCCATTTTTCTGTAGAAACTCCTGATGAAAAACTGAACGCTTCGCTCAATGTCTGGAATCAATATCAGGCAGCTGTTACTTTCGACATGGCACGAAATTCAGGATATTATCACGGCGGCCTCCTCTTCGGAAACGGTATCAGGGATCAGTTCCAGGACATTCTTGGCATGCTCCTCCCCGAACCGGGACGGGTTAAAGCCAGAATTCTAAACGCCTTAAAATACCAGTTTAACGACGGTTCAACCCTTCACAACTTTTTTAAGATTACTGAATGGGGAGAAAAAACAAATCACTCCGACACTCCCCTATGGATTCCTTTCGGAGTAACTGAATACCTCAACGAGACAGGCGATTTTTCAATTCTCGATGAAGTGGTTAAATTCCATGATGAAGGCGAAGCCACTGTTTATGAACATACCGCGAGAGCACTTGATTTTGCTATATCGGCTGTAAGTGAAAGGGGCCTCCCCAAAATCATGAACGGTGACTGGAACGATACCCTCGATAAGGTAGGTCCGCGCGGAAAGGGCGAAACCATCTGGGGTGCCTTCTTCCTCGGTTATGTGATAAAAAAAGCTCTCCCCCTTCTTGGTTTAAGAAATGATCAGGAAAGAATCAAACAGTGGAGTACTGCTTTTGTTCACATGGAAAAACTTATTAATGAAGTTGCATGGGATGGTGAATGGTATATCAGAGCCTTCAACGATTTTATGGAACCTCTCGGCACTCATAAAAGTGAACAGGGCAAGATTTTTATAAACTCACAGTCATGGGCTGTCATCTCGGGAATGGCTCCCGAAGAGAGAGCGAAAAAGTGTATTGAATCAGTAAAAAAACAACTGCTCCGTCCAAACGGAATTCAGATTTGCTGGCCCTCCTACACAAAAGTGGAGGAAAATACCGGCTTAATCAGCAGATGTGTACCGGGTAAAAAAGAGAACGGAGCAATATTTAACCATGCTTCCTCCTGGTTTGTAATGGCTTCAATATATGCAGGCGATATAGACTCAGCAGTGGACATCTACAAAAGGATGCTCCCCTCAAATTCCTCTGAGAGAATCGACATTTATGAAGTCGAACCCTATGTCTTCGCAGAGTATATAACGAGTCCTGACCACCCGACCGAGGGACAGGCGAGCCATTCATGGCTTACAGGAACCGCCGTCTGGATGCTCCGGATTGGTATGGACTACATAATCGGATTTCAACCCCGCTTTACAGGAATTGCAATATCCCCCGCACTTCCTTCTTACTGGAACGGGTTCAAGGCTTCACGGAAGTTCAGGAATTGTAATCTGTCGCTTACAGTGAAAAGAGCCGACAAAAATGAAACTCCCGGCTTGTATCTCGAAAACAACCTGATGCCGGATAATTTTATACCGCAGGAAAATCTTATCCCGGGAGGCAATCTGAATCTCCTCTTCCTCTCTAAATGA
- a CDS encoding T9SS type A sorting domain-containing protein, translated as MRKTLYLTLLIQFLLSLSVDAQLTRIVFKKWGIYTRMLGIKAGDQNGDGINDFWLADHDSTGQGYLELYYGGDPIDTVPKMRLKCSANSHAIHATSLELNGDQYLDLILYETTKPLPAKFKIYFGGPLLDTIPDKEMPFADTLWMFALVYNSTNNWIDFDGDGKQELALRYEYFLDDVHRPFISFYKTGSEFTGVPHKICYLDTFYYSSDYSHYQMGDLNGDGCTDIFEHATDPYNPNNSKLHVIYGNPAFNFDDHFVFDYHNDSTDFGQLTDILPDMDGDGKDDFLHLDRTNQYPYWIDRKITTGGYPPFEHKLAWRGFNSQEVGPASTRPLPSPGDFNGDGKPEFLRSLGYSEWLWLGGNPRNSDMAADQKFYGYNGRGMIGDVTGDGVDDFITSTITNPSIIEPGFAVIFAGDRTFVSVNDGEEPTVPKTIKVEAFPNPFNPSTRVRFTVPTAGVVTLTIFSLSGEELEKRELGERLPGSYEEELNLGSKNAASGVYFAEITLKSGSEVKKERVKLQLLK; from the coding sequence TTGAGAAAGACATTATATTTAACCTTGCTGATACAATTCTTGCTCAGTCTTTCGGTGGATGCCCAGTTAACCAGAATAGTCTTCAAAAAATGGGGTATCTACACCAGAATGTTGGGAATCAAAGCCGGGGACCAGAATGGAGACGGAATCAACGACTTTTGGCTTGCGGATCACGATTCAACAGGACAGGGATATCTCGAACTTTATTACGGTGGTGATCCTATCGATACAGTACCAAAAATGAGATTAAAATGCTCCGCAAATAGTCATGCTATACACGCAACATCTTTGGAACTAAATGGAGATCAATATCTCGATTTGATATTATATGAGACAACCAAACCCCTGCCCGCCAAATTCAAAATATATTTTGGCGGACCTCTACTCGACACCATACCAGACAAGGAAATGCCGTTTGCCGATACTCTTTGGATGTTCGCATTAGTTTATAATTCCACAAACAACTGGATAGATTTTGATGGTGATGGGAAGCAGGAACTTGCTTTACGATACGAATATTTTTTAGATGATGTGCACAGACCTTTCATTTCGTTCTACAAGACAGGTTCGGAATTCACCGGCGTACCTCACAAAATTTGTTACCTTGATACATTTTATTATAGTTCAGATTACTCTCATTATCAAATGGGCGATTTAAATGGTGATGGTTGTACAGATATTTTTGAACATGCCACTGATCCATATAACCCCAATAACAGTAAACTTCATGTCATATACGGGAATCCGGCTTTCAATTTTGATGATCATTTTGTATTTGACTATCACAACGATTCAACGGATTTTGGTCAATTGACAGATATATTGCCCGACATGGACGGTGACGGCAAAGATGATTTCCTCCATTTAGACAGGACAAACCAATACCCCTATTGGATTGACAGAAAGATTACAACAGGTGGTTACCCTCCGTTTGAACATAAACTCGCCTGGCGGGGCTTCAACAGTCAGGAGGTTGGGCCCGCATCTACAAGGCCACTACCAAGCCCGGGCGATTTTAATGGTGACGGTAAACCGGAGTTCCTTCGGAGTTTGGGTTACAGTGAATGGCTCTGGCTGGGAGGAAATCCAAGAAATTCCGATATGGCTGCAGATCAAAAGTTCTACGGCTATAATGGTCGCGGAATGATTGGAGATGTCACTGGTGACGGAGTCGATGATTTTATCACATCAACCATAACCAATCCGTCAATTATTGAACCCGGTTTTGCTGTAATATTTGCCGGAGACAGAACATTTGTTTCTGTTAATGATGGAGAGGAACCAACCGTACCCAAAACAATCAAAGTTGAAGCATTTCCCAACCCTTTTAATCCGTCAACAAGGGTAAGATTTACTGTTCCGACAGCCGGAGTAGTAACTTTAACAATCTTCTCGTTGTCCGGGGAGGAACTGGAAAAGCGGGAACTTGGAGAGCGACTTCCCGGCAGTTATGAAGAAGAGCTAAACCTCGGTTCGAAAAACGCTGCATCGGGGGTCTATTTTGCAGAGATTACCCTGAAATCAGGCTCTGAGGTGAAAAAGGAGAGAGTAAAGCTTCAACTATTGAAGTAG
- a CDS encoding T9SS type A sorting domain-containing protein, producing MFPFISFFDHYVNARMGVEPWGGNSNTVYNQVNDVYNQMKTAGFTHTVTLLDYYSSNTNNNPGIKIYDRHIEWSSISFLPLSGSHKPGEYILSQGQEENNYSFEIGDYSGITEDCLTKDYNFGFYPNGGSQSSVWFMNNHSSLMPAFIGNNFTGVAIGDEDNNTDLIKVRRATPQATGGGYMVYGIVNRMMFTRDRQHYMKIKAKLDLNNMPPETPVFTVKVKIKEFVYSTNFAQAGKQNINLADTFSIPGDSPPDVDFLMPVLRSAFTSPGSYEWIEITHPDFRRNNNFNEVGKEIEIGIFFENNIGVNIDKIVIQDQDYREYAANATLRGVIEAAINQKINSFISNPMFESNYYDEPYMLTGRVRRDYQNILRTGADRERMDLNGATGGAWKWNLWFDREKVSVNSFYRHSLLYDWYPLQRMIPRGSGDPEKQARLQQAFDEMIVYRGEPVLKGSDHSMDQMQHMGYIPALEASQNFTLNDLSDDIPLFHTIQVAASRIIERNAGSFRYIPKDDKLRAPSREEIHTMGNLAIAYGAKGLMFYMVPTRIPNIPSEDGSKVEATYGLFDDVINVYNDDENAPVCKIGGGLQQVGNYRYFAVKEFTEKISGIENFILRSSWVNGYSAANPSHRVSGNQWINGISSKKTETGEADPISYIEAGLFKYTTGSTQSTVSIIPDTILLYLVNRFCDDDDTNINTTVQRDITVKLNDVGLSYNNYSVINLSEPTHPIVASLSEGMLAENRSFTISLSGGEGCMLMITPTIYTGGEFREDETIYKNEVIKKTLHMKNHKLTVANGVSLEFQNSSKLIVEDGQLVIGDSVNTNIVLDFKEKNWTANNGVFCYRSPVRIKNATIKNASCGLYSHISPGDIIDGLKTEDTHTGISLYYSYNYGVDNTVIRNSLITNSQLWGITMVGSKPVLHDNTFHNSSLSGIGVRALSGSKPQLLDTLLGDGNNKFENLGTSISSLNSEVLLGRVEEYGFFGRNCFLGDLTSLELKSEDYGETVEIDAYGNDWESESPDKFRITIEGNYYVHTAGYNNYCSQEQNKMAKDNGSNTNKTNSIESDSIKTIFIQVQNLINTGELRLARELIDGLVSGETSTSIKKKAVRLLPRTYEASEIQDLITGLLRIRQTGNLFKSTTMLLMNIDTENMAAYKQEILNSSSNKMNGAGDNSEQVMMIYNSLLEEKYKSSGLIDTAGKVTPMLTYLNSNFPTSEYTRSANLLFSDIPNNSPMNGVLSKQQPSDSKPESVIYEYKLFNNYPNPFNPETVVEYSVKEKSNVTLSIYDILGRKIHEVEVPGINSGRYEMKWQGTNKYGEKVSSGVYILEMRAKSLESTTEYRSSIKLLLTK from the coding sequence ATATGACAGGCACATTGAGTGGTCATCAATAAGTTTTCTCCCTCTCAGCGGAAGCCACAAACCCGGAGAGTATATCTTATCGCAGGGGCAGGAAGAGAACAATTATTCCTTCGAAATTGGTGACTATAGCGGTATTACTGAAGACTGTCTGACAAAAGATTACAATTTTGGATTTTATCCCAACGGCGGATCTCAGAGTAGTGTCTGGTTTATGAACAATCATTCAAGTCTGATGCCGGCATTCATTGGGAACAATTTTACGGGAGTTGCAATAGGTGACGAGGACAATAATACAGACTTAATAAAAGTCCGTCGAGCGACACCCCAAGCAACAGGAGGCGGTTACATGGTATATGGAATTGTGAACAGGATGATGTTTACTCGCGACCGACAACATTATATGAAGATCAAGGCTAAGCTTGACCTTAATAACATGCCACCTGAAACCCCAGTTTTTACTGTGAAAGTAAAGATTAAAGAATTCGTGTATAGTACAAATTTCGCACAGGCAGGAAAGCAGAACATCAATCTCGCAGATACATTTAGTATTCCCGGTGATTCGCCACCGGATGTTGATTTCTTAATGCCCGTTCTTCGAAGTGCATTTACATCTCCCGGTTCGTATGAGTGGATCGAGATTACTCATCCTGATTTCCGCCGTAATAATAATTTCAACGAAGTTGGAAAGGAAATTGAGATCGGGATCTTCTTTGAGAACAATATTGGAGTAAATATTGATAAAATCGTAATACAAGACCAGGATTACAGAGAATATGCAGCTAACGCAACACTAAGGGGAGTGATTGAAGCCGCAATCAACCAAAAAATTAATTCATTCATTAGCAATCCCATGTTCGAATCAAATTATTACGACGAACCCTATATGCTGACGGGTAGGGTACGGAGGGATTATCAGAATATCCTTCGTACCGGTGCAGACAGGGAGAGAATGGACTTGAACGGTGCAACAGGCGGTGCTTGGAAGTGGAACCTATGGTTTGACCGGGAGAAGGTGTCTGTCAATTCCTTCTACAGGCATTCGCTGCTTTACGACTGGTATCCGTTGCAAAGAATGATTCCAAGGGGTTCAGGTGATCCGGAAAAACAGGCACGCCTTCAGCAGGCATTTGACGAAATGATAGTTTATAGAGGGGAACCCGTTTTAAAAGGTAGTGATCACTCTATGGACCAGATGCAACACATGGGTTATATTCCTGCCTTGGAGGCATCTCAGAATTTTACTTTAAATGATTTAAGCGATGATATCCCATTGTTTCATACAATCCAGGTAGCTGCCTCAAGAATAATAGAACGCAATGCAGGATCATTCAGATACATTCCCAAAGATGATAAGTTGCGAGCACCATCCCGTGAAGAAATCCATACAATGGGTAATCTTGCGATCGCATACGGAGCAAAGGGACTTATGTTTTATATGGTCCCAACGAGGATACCAAATATTCCGTCTGAGGATGGTTCAAAGGTAGAAGCAACTTATGGATTATTTGATGATGTGATCAATGTATATAATGATGACGAGAATGCTCCCGTCTGTAAAATAGGGGGTGGGCTGCAACAGGTTGGAAATTACAGATATTTTGCTGTAAAAGAGTTTACAGAAAAAATAAGTGGAATCGAAAATTTCATTCTGAGAAGTTCTTGGGTGAATGGTTATAGTGCGGCAAACCCCTCGCACAGGGTATCAGGAAATCAATGGATCAATGGGATAAGCAGCAAAAAAACGGAAACGGGTGAGGCAGATCCTATATCATATATTGAAGCAGGACTATTCAAATACACCACTGGAAGCACCCAAAGTACGGTTTCAATAATTCCCGACACAATACTATTATATTTGGTAAACAGATTTTGTGATGATGACGACACAAACATAAATACAACAGTCCAAAGAGACATCACGGTCAAGTTGAACGATGTCGGTCTATCTTATAATAACTACAGCGTAATAAACCTGAGCGAACCTACACATCCGATTGTCGCCAGTTTGTCTGAAGGAATGCTGGCTGAAAACAGAAGTTTTACGATCTCTCTTTCAGGAGGGGAAGGATGCATGTTAATGATAACGCCAACCATATATACGGGTGGTGAATTCAGAGAAGATGAGACGATCTATAAAAATGAAGTCATAAAGAAGACACTTCATATGAAGAATCATAAACTTACGGTTGCAAACGGGGTCTCTCTCGAATTTCAAAATTCATCGAAACTAATCGTCGAAGATGGTCAACTTGTCATTGGCGACAGTGTAAATACAAATATTGTCCTCGACTTCAAAGAGAAAAACTGGACTGCAAATAATGGTGTGTTCTGTTACAGATCACCTGTTAGAATAAAGAATGCAACGATTAAAAACGCAAGCTGTGGTTTATACAGTCATATCAGCCCCGGTGATATTATTGACGGACTAAAAACAGAAGACACCCATACAGGGATAAGTCTATATTACAGTTACAATTATGGTGTCGATAATACCGTCATAAGAAATTCGCTTATCACGAACAGTCAACTATGGGGAATAACCATGGTAGGTTCAAAACCGGTATTGCACGATAACACATTTCATAATAGTAGTCTGTCAGGAATCGGAGTGAGGGCACTATCCGGTTCAAAACCTCAACTGCTCGATACACTGTTGGGTGATGGTAACAACAAATTTGAGAATCTGGGAACATCAATATCCTCACTGAACTCTGAGGTACTGCTTGGTAGAGTAGAGGAATATGGATTTTTCGGCAGGAATTGCTTCCTGGGTGATCTCACAAGTTTGGAATTAAAATCAGAAGACTACGGCGAAACCGTGGAGATAGATGCTTATGGAAATGACTGGGAATCTGAATCACCGGATAAATTTAGAATAACAATTGAAGGCAACTATTATGTTCACACTGCGGGTTACAATAATTATTGCAGTCAAGAACAGAACAAAATGGCAAAGGACAATGGTAGTAATACAAATAAGACCAACTCTATAGAATCTGACAGTATCAAAACGATATTTATTCAGGTACAAAATCTTATAAATACCGGGGAACTCAGGCTTGCAAGAGAGTTGATCGATGGATTGGTTTCAGGCGAAACATCCACCTCAATCAAAAAGAAAGCAGTAAGATTATTACCGCGTACTTATGAGGCATCTGAAATTCAGGATTTGATAACCGGTCTCCTAAGGATCAGGCAGACAGGAAATCTCTTTAAATCAACAACAATGCTCTTAATGAACATTGACACGGAAAACATGGCTGCATACAAACAGGAAATTCTGAATTCAAGCAGCAACAAGATGAACGGAGCCGGGGATAACAGTGAACAAGTTATGATGATCTACAACAGTCTCCTTGAAGAGAAATACAAATCATCGGGTTTGATAGATACTGCCGGGAAGGTAACTCCAATGCTTACTTATCTTAATAGTAATTTCCCGACATCTGAATACACAAGATCAGCAAACCTGTTGTTTAGTGATATCCCGAATAACTCCCCAATGAACGGAGTATTGAGCAAACAGCAACCAAGTGATTCGAAGCCTGAAAGCGTAATTTATGAATACAAGTTGTTCAACAATTACCCGAACCCATTCAATCCGGAAACAGTCGTTGAGTATTCTGTAAAAGAGAAAAGCAATGTCACTTTGTCAATTTATGATATACTGGGAAGGAAAATCCATGAGGTTGAAGTACCCGGGATCAACAGTGGCAGATACGAGATGAAATGGCAGGGGACAAATAAATATGGAGAAAAAGTCTCCAGTGGTGTGTATATACTGGAGATGCGTGCAAAAAGTTTGGAATCGACCACAGAATACAGAAGCAGCATAAAACTGCTTTTGACAAAGTAA